The Akkermansia sp. N21116 genome includes a region encoding these proteins:
- a CDS encoding glycosyltransferase family 25 protein, whose translation MKKFLNSFSAIYVINLDHRVDRWLSFKENWRDILDFSKVKRMSAVYGIELPGYGEGPWFSEYTEGRERDWAGVAGCLMSHKRVIEDASAHGYERILVLEDDAIPSKYFEATEKASDDVLSRYLRMNTSWGLCYLGYNAKLERGVRKLNMGSDLLYPENNVELWKVPGALTLHAVIVSRRAFGTILEALPDESEVWSWIARYRAVDTWIKNFFTLKSGLDVLVMAPQIVIQTESMSDILNRMSTNFVKDLTARPKEVSPVMYWLAEWGPGLFRRLLSDLGRFGKFIRYSRRGFPGKKK comes from the coding sequence ATGAAAAAATTCCTCAATTCATTTTCCGCCATTTATGTGATCAATCTGGATCACAGGGTGGATCGTTGGTTGAGTTTTAAGGAAAATTGGAGGGATATTCTTGATTTCTCCAAAGTAAAGCGCATGTCTGCCGTCTATGGCATTGAACTGCCTGGTTATGGCGAAGGTCCGTGGTTTTCCGAATATACGGAAGGACGCGAGCGCGACTGGGCCGGTGTGGCGGGGTGCCTTATGTCCCACAAGCGCGTGATCGAAGATGCATCCGCGCATGGGTATGAACGCATCTTGGTGCTAGAGGACGATGCCATTCCGAGCAAGTATTTTGAGGCGACGGAAAAGGCTTCAGACGATGTCTTATCCAGATATTTGAGGATGAATACGAGCTGGGGGCTTTGCTACCTGGGGTACAATGCCAAGCTGGAACGTGGGGTGAGAAAGCTGAATATGGGGTCCGACCTGCTCTATCCGGAGAATAATGTAGAACTCTGGAAAGTACCGGGAGCCTTGACTCTGCATGCGGTTATTGTAAGCCGCAGGGCTTTCGGGACGATTCTGGAGGCTTTGCCCGATGAATCGGAGGTGTGGTCGTGGATTGCCCGTTACCGTGCCGTCGATACGTGGATTAAGAATTTCTTTACGTTGAAGAGCGGTTTGGATGTTTTGGTAATGGCTCCCCAAATCGTGATTCAGACAGAGTCCATGTCCGATATCCTCAACCGCATGTCAACCAACTTCGTCAAGGATTTGACGGCACGCCCGAAGGAGGTGTCACCCGTGATGTACTGGCTGGCTGAGTGGGGACCGGGATTGTTTAGACGGTTGCTGAGTGATCTTGGGCGGTTTGGCAAGTTCATCCGATACAGTCGCAGGGGGTTCCCCGGGAAAAAGAAGTGA
- a CDS encoding UvrB/UvrC motif-containing protein, with translation MALCKNCAKDRGILDPSAFDLAEKLFPALSPKTSSVQQNLAQQLQAAVTATLSGQPLTRCPVCDFSLDDFKRIGRLGCSNCYNVFMEEILPLLDISPLDTVSTSQSGNTPIHASKAAQEHMDLSMLKEQMQKAIKEENYEEAAKLRDAINALKSSND, from the coding sequence ATGGCTCTATGCAAGAATTGTGCCAAAGACCGCGGAATCCTGGATCCTTCCGCATTTGACCTGGCAGAAAAACTCTTTCCGGCACTTTCCCCAAAAACCTCGTCAGTCCAGCAGAACCTGGCACAACAACTGCAAGCAGCCGTCACGGCAACCTTGTCCGGGCAACCCTTGACAAGATGTCCCGTTTGCGACTTCAGCCTAGACGATTTCAAACGCATCGGACGTCTCGGCTGCAGCAATTGCTACAATGTATTCATGGAAGAAATCCTGCCCCTCCTCGACATTTCGCCTCTGGACACGGTATCTACGTCACAGTCGGGCAACACCCCCATACATGCCAGTAAAGCAGCCCAGGAACACATGGATCTATCCATGCTCAAAGAACAAATGCAGAAAGCCATCAAAGAAGAAAACTACGAAGAAGCCGCTAAATTGAGAGACGCTATCAACGCCCTCAAATCATCCAATGACTAA
- a CDS encoding metal ABC transporter substrate-binding protein — protein MKSFLSIVVLFLVTGILMESGAVPPLQVAALHPFLGEMAEKIGGEHVKVVNLLKANGNLHAFEPTPDVIAQAAGAKFILASGKNMEPYLSGLADSVSSPRGKVVIIDMGAYIPDVPSADGEHTHAEGVDDHHSHGSVDPHWWHTPSNIKRAARALCSLFSREDPDNAGAYKAALEQWNKELDTLDAWARVELADIPDTQRLLVTGHSAMGHFCKEYCFTELPIQGISREDEGNPARFGKILQELRNRHAKAIFPEYGSNPKSLINIAQSLNIPLAQPLITDGLSPETPTFEDMFRKNVSTIKQALSR, from the coding sequence ATGAAGAGCTTTCTGTCCATAGTCGTCCTCTTTCTTGTCACAGGCATCCTGATGGAATCTGGTGCCGTCCCACCCCTCCAGGTAGCGGCACTCCACCCGTTTCTTGGCGAAATGGCGGAAAAAATTGGAGGAGAACATGTTAAAGTTGTCAATCTTTTGAAAGCCAATGGCAATCTGCACGCATTCGAACCCACTCCGGATGTGATCGCACAGGCTGCCGGTGCAAAATTCATCCTCGCTTCCGGTAAAAACATGGAACCCTATCTCAGTGGACTGGCAGACTCCGTTTCATCCCCTCGCGGCAAAGTTGTCATCATCGATATGGGAGCCTATATTCCCGACGTACCATCCGCCGACGGAGAACATACCCATGCCGAAGGAGTGGATGACCACCACTCCCACGGCTCGGTCGATCCGCACTGGTGGCACACACCGTCCAACATAAAGCGAGCCGCGCGCGCACTCTGCTCACTCTTCTCCCGGGAAGATCCGGATAATGCCGGAGCCTACAAAGCAGCTCTCGAACAATGGAACAAGGAATTGGATACCCTTGATGCCTGGGCCCGCGTCGAATTGGCTGATATCCCGGACACTCAGCGTCTGCTTGTTACCGGGCATTCCGCCATGGGGCATTTCTGTAAGGAATACTGTTTTACCGAACTGCCTATCCAAGGTATCAGCCGCGAGGATGAAGGCAACCCTGCCAGGTTCGGTAAAATCCTTCAAGAACTGAGAAACCGCCATGCCAAAGCCATCTTCCCCGAATATGGTTCCAACCCCAAATCCCTGATAAATATCGCCCAGAGTCTCAACATCCCGTTGGCACAACCACTGATCACGGACGGACTTTCTCCGGAAACACCCACCTTCGAAGATATGTTCCGGAAAAATGTCTCGACCATCAAACAGGCTCTGAGCCGCTAG
- the rpsT gene encoding 30S ribosomal protein S20 has translation MANIKSALKRIRQTKTRTARNRAAHSRLKTLRKKIASAIEQADKAAAAVAYSEFSSAVDKAAKTGKVPANRAANYKSKAAKAIAKIA, from the coding sequence ATGGCTAATATTAAATCCGCACTGAAACGCATCCGTCAGACGAAGACCCGCACCGCCAGAAACCGTGCTGCTCATTCACGTCTGAAGACCCTCCGCAAGAAGATTGCCTCTGCCATCGAACAAGCTGACAAGGCCGCTGCAGCCGTTGCCTACAGCGAATTCTCCTCTGCCGTCGACAAAGCCGCCAAGACCGGCAAGGTTCCGGCCAATCGCGCTGCAAACTACAAGAGTAAGGCAGCCAAGGCAATCGCCAAAATCGCCTAA
- a CDS encoding metal ABC transporter permease: MDNSFFQFIQEPLAQRSLVACIMIGFANGFASGLVVLRKSALQIGTLSCALLPGIAVAILIFGLLRWSILAGAVIAALLVGLGSLFVSRTSRISHDTALSIIHTTAFAAGYIILVRLGLQQKIDDWLFGSIMSLSNTDLWIAYAISALCVLLIVAFKRPLLIYLFDPGMAATLGIPTRLFSYGVFALIILVLVSSLQAVGAFLTLGLLVGPAATMRLFTDKPALLFWGGGIIGASGSLLAFLLSFPLGWHLGATIILVLGVFFLGAYLFSPKAGLLFRHRKIPSA, translated from the coding sequence ATGGACAATTCCTTCTTCCAATTCATTCAGGAACCGCTTGCTCAACGCTCGCTCGTCGCGTGCATCATGATCGGTTTTGCCAACGGCTTCGCCAGCGGCCTGGTCGTCCTGAGAAAATCCGCTCTGCAAATTGGGACTCTTTCCTGCGCCCTATTGCCGGGAATTGCCGTTGCCATCCTCATTTTCGGGCTCCTGCGCTGGAGCATCCTGGCCGGAGCCGTCATCGCGGCCCTGCTCGTCGGACTGGGTTCTCTCTTCGTCTCCCGTACATCCAGAATCAGTCATGACACCGCCCTCTCCATCATCCACACCACTGCCTTTGCCGCCGGCTACATCATCCTCGTCCGCCTCGGTCTTCAACAAAAGATAGATGACTGGCTCTTCGGCTCCATCATGAGCCTTTCCAACACCGATCTCTGGATAGCCTATGCCATCAGCGCTCTCTGCGTCCTGCTCATCGTTGCCTTCAAGCGACCACTGCTCATTTACCTGTTCGATCCAGGCATGGCGGCCACACTAGGCATACCGACCCGCCTGTTCAGTTACGGCGTCTTCGCCTTAATCATCCTTGTCCTCGTATCCTCCCTTCAGGCTGTCGGCGCCTTCCTGACGTTAGGACTCCTCGTCGGACCGGCTGCCACTATGAGACTGTTTACCGACAAGCCGGCCCTGCTTTTCTGGGGAGGAGGCATCATCGGAGCCTCCGGCTCCCTTCTGGCCTTTCTCCTTTCATTCCCACTAGGGTGGCACCTGGGTGCCACAATCATCCTCGTCCTTGGGGTTTTCTTCCTAGGTGCCTACCTTTTTTCACCAAAAGCCGGTCTTCTCTTCCGACACCGCAAAATTCCCTCTGCATGA
- the murJ gene encoding murein biosynthesis integral membrane protein MurJ: protein MRGSICATSARFMSLARNSLIASACIFLCRMTGMAREAVYNGLFGLGGPLDAFNTAFRLPNLLRDLFAEGALSQAYTSVASKVKKADGDSVLWELTSKVATQLSSMMVAIVTLGIVFAGPLMGSLYHGSTEGSDMDMAIGLCRLMWPFIAFASLSALVMGALNVVGVFGLPMLASAAFNVVSIMVGFAIGYWIDPTFGLDGKALYGFAIGVTLGGVAQWLVQVPRLRREGFRWKLNFNWKDKNLYKIWGLMLPSVMASGVTQFNVYINTGFALELKAGSVSALSTAFKLWQLPVGLFGVATGMVVLPAVSRLIGDEDGKGKVAEHVATALRLVALFAVPSVVVLAILGENAVSVVYQWAWGHFGEADVIRTGDVLVAYAWGLLGYAGTKVVQPVFLALEKRWVPLMAALVALSLSYSCNYTFVRILHKDASWLALTTSVITTFNFLFYFLYLRRQLGGICGGVLFSGLIRIVFAGVLLAVWCWAAKTFFMQDFLEWGHIFRIFTLSLVCGGGALLYLAAVWVLKLPEFEQFRDKFMKNKS, encoded by the coding sequence ATGCGTGGCAGTATCTGCGCAACTTCCGCCCGCTTCATGTCTCTTGCCCGTAATTCGCTGATTGCTTCCGCTTGTATTTTTCTGTGCCGCATGACGGGGATGGCTCGCGAGGCCGTTTATAACGGACTGTTCGGGTTGGGTGGGCCGCTGGATGCTTTTAATACTGCTTTTCGGCTTCCCAATTTGTTGAGAGACCTGTTTGCCGAAGGAGCCTTGTCCCAGGCATATACGAGTGTTGCCTCCAAGGTGAAGAAAGCGGATGGAGACTCCGTGCTCTGGGAATTGACGTCCAAGGTGGCTACCCAGCTTTCTTCCATGATGGTAGCCATTGTGACGCTGGGGATTGTGTTTGCAGGGCCTTTGATGGGATCCCTGTACCATGGAAGTACGGAAGGTTCCGATATGGATATGGCGATCGGATTGTGTCGGTTGATGTGGCCGTTCATTGCGTTTGCCTCTCTGTCTGCTCTGGTGATGGGGGCTTTGAATGTTGTGGGTGTGTTTGGATTGCCGATGCTGGCCTCGGCGGCATTCAATGTGGTGTCTATTATGGTGGGGTTTGCAATCGGTTATTGGATTGATCCTACCTTCGGCCTTGATGGGAAGGCTTTGTACGGGTTTGCGATCGGCGTGACGTTGGGCGGTGTAGCCCAATGGCTGGTACAAGTACCGCGCCTGAGACGCGAAGGATTCCGTTGGAAATTGAATTTCAATTGGAAAGATAAGAATCTGTACAAGATTTGGGGATTGATGCTTCCATCGGTCATGGCGTCCGGCGTGACCCAGTTCAATGTGTACATCAATACTGGATTTGCTTTGGAATTGAAGGCTGGATCGGTGTCGGCACTGTCGACGGCTTTCAAGTTGTGGCAGCTACCGGTGGGGTTGTTTGGTGTAGCGACCGGGATGGTTGTCCTTCCGGCGGTGTCCCGGTTGATCGGTGATGAAGATGGGAAGGGAAAGGTGGCGGAACATGTGGCGACAGCTCTCCGCTTGGTTGCACTGTTTGCCGTTCCCAGCGTAGTTGTTCTCGCGATTCTTGGTGAAAATGCCGTTTCCGTGGTTTACCAGTGGGCATGGGGTCACTTTGGGGAGGCAGATGTCATACGAACTGGAGATGTCCTGGTTGCCTATGCCTGGGGATTGCTTGGCTATGCAGGGACCAAGGTGGTGCAACCGGTGTTTCTGGCTCTGGAAAAACGCTGGGTTCCCCTTATGGCGGCTCTGGTAGCTTTGTCATTGAGCTATAGTTGCAACTACACGTTTGTCCGTATCTTGCACAAGGATGCTTCGTGGTTGGCTTTGACGACATCGGTGATCACGACGTTCAACTTTCTGTTTTATTTCTTGTACCTCCGCAGGCAATTGGGGGGGATATGCGGTGGCGTGTTGTTCTCGGGACTGATTAGGATTGTTTTTGCCGGTGTTTTGCTGGCTGTGTGGTGTTGGGCGGCAAAAACGTTCTTCATGCAGGACTTTTTGGAATGGGGGCATATATTCCGTATCTTCACGTTGTCCCTTGTTTGCGGCGGGGGAGCTCTCCTTTATCTTGCGGCGGTCTGGGTGTTGAAATTGCCGGAGTTTGAGCAATTCCGCGACAAGTTCATGAAGAATAAATCATAA
- the argF gene encoding ornithine carbamoyltransferase: protein MNNLLSIEQLQAEEITDLLALGHKLKAERGHHAEHPLKGQSWGLIFSKSSTRTRVSFEVGISELGGRPMFLSVHDIQLGRGEPVKDTARVLGRMIHGVAIRTYGQNEVVEFAKYSGIPTINALTDDEHPCQILADLLTIEEIYGKASWKNMKIAFMGDADNNMGRSWMWAAKRLGFTLALGGPEAYLPSAEYRARLNCDNIIYTTDAEEAVRGATVINTDTWISMGQESEHGTKEKHFLPYQVNDTLLNAAAPDATVLHCLPAYRGMEITEEVLEHNADAIFREAENRLHAQKAVLSTLARNCYGQ from the coding sequence ATGAACAACCTCCTTTCCATCGAACAACTCCAGGCTGAAGAAATCACGGATCTCCTGGCTCTGGGACACAAGCTCAAAGCCGAACGCGGCCACCATGCGGAACATCCACTCAAGGGACAGAGCTGGGGATTGATTTTCTCTAAATCCTCCACGCGCACCCGTGTCTCCTTCGAAGTCGGCATCAGCGAACTCGGAGGCAGGCCGATGTTCCTTTCCGTTCACGACATCCAACTAGGCCGCGGAGAACCCGTCAAAGACACCGCCCGCGTCCTCGGTCGCATGATCCACGGCGTAGCTATCCGTACCTACGGACAAAACGAAGTGGTCGAATTCGCCAAATACTCCGGTATCCCGACCATTAATGCCTTGACGGACGACGAACACCCCTGCCAGATTCTAGCCGACCTTCTAACCATCGAAGAAATCTACGGCAAAGCTTCCTGGAAGAACATGAAAATCGCGTTCATGGGCGATGCCGACAACAACATGGGACGCTCCTGGATGTGGGCAGCCAAAAGACTCGGCTTCACTCTCGCCCTCGGTGGCCCGGAAGCCTATCTGCCCTCCGCAGAATACCGGGCAAGGCTGAACTGCGACAACATCATTTACACCACCGATGCCGAAGAAGCCGTCCGCGGCGCTACCGTCATCAACACTGACACTTGGATCTCTATGGGACAGGAATCCGAACACGGTACCAAGGAAAAACATTTCCTTCCCTACCAGGTCAACGATACTCTCCTGAACGCCGCGGCCCCGGATGCTACCGTCCTTCACTGCCTCCCTGCCTACCGAGGTATGGAAATCACAGAGGAAGTACTGGAACATAACGCCGACGCCATCTTCCGAGAAGCGGAAAACAGACTTCATGCCCAAAAGGCTGTCCTGTCCACCCTGGCACGCAACTGCTACGGTCAATAA
- a CDS encoding metal ABC transporter ATP-binding protein, producing the protein MTHSHDHVCWGAGQSHPCSHKLDVRHISASYGAVLALDDVSFSATCGHTIAFMGPNGAGKSTLLKAIAGLLRPTQGEILWNNTPLHATRGEIAYLPQRSEVDWSFPLTVRALVEMGRYPALGFWKKFQRHDQDIVEKSLAAMELTELADRQIGELSGGQQQRVFLARALAQEAHVLLLDEPFTGLDSPASHSLGKLLHTLAREGRLILASHHDLNTAAALFDAILLLNQTVRFYGPADDVLTEEHIQSVYRNQT; encoded by the coding sequence ATGACCCATTCGCACGACCATGTCTGTTGGGGTGCCGGACAATCACATCCCTGTTCTCATAAGCTTGATGTCCGGCACATCAGCGCCTCCTACGGCGCCGTTCTGGCTCTTGACGATGTTTCCTTCTCCGCCACATGCGGTCATACCATCGCCTTCATGGGTCCCAACGGTGCCGGCAAATCAACCCTCCTCAAGGCCATTGCCGGCCTCCTCCGTCCAACGCAAGGGGAAATTCTTTGGAACAATACCCCTCTTCATGCCACCCGGGGGGAAATCGCCTACCTACCCCAACGCTCGGAAGTTGACTGGAGTTTTCCCCTGACTGTTCGCGCACTTGTCGAGATGGGGCGTTACCCCGCACTCGGATTCTGGAAGAAATTCCAGCGGCACGACCAGGATATCGTGGAAAAATCGCTCGCCGCCATGGAACTGACCGAACTAGCCGACAGGCAAATCGGAGAACTTTCCGGAGGCCAGCAACAACGAGTCTTTCTCGCACGCGCCCTCGCCCAGGAAGCCCACGTCCTCCTTCTGGACGAACCCTTCACCGGACTGGACTCCCCCGCCAGTCATTCTCTGGGTAAACTCCTGCATACTCTGGCCAGGGAAGGTCGTCTCATCCTCGCCTCCCACCACGACCTCAATACCGCAGCAGCCCTCTTCGACGCCATCCTGCTCCTCAACCAAACCGTGCGTTTCTACGGTCCCGCCGACGATGTCCTCACAGAGGAACACATCCAATCCGTCTACCGCAACCAGACGTAA
- a CDS encoding beta-phosphoglucomutase family hydrolase codes for MKRVHLPEKQYAGYIFDLDGTLVDSMPLHYKAWRMALHKAGAPYEAFLPREFYACGGKSACDVVKFINSKYGVEMDAEAVSEDKRAIYLDLLANEGVVPIVETVDFVRSLGANAPVAIATGSMMAGASMTLKSAGIDDLFSLVVTPEDVEHGKPAPDMFLLAAEKLGVKSADCVVFEDAEPGILAANAAGMDCIVVETPEEYFEQV; via the coding sequence ATGAAGCGAGTCCACTTGCCTGAAAAGCAGTATGCAGGATATATTTTTGATCTGGATGGAACCCTTGTTGACAGTATGCCCCTGCATTACAAGGCATGGAGGATGGCTCTCCACAAGGCTGGCGCTCCTTACGAAGCATTCCTGCCGAGGGAGTTTTACGCCTGCGGCGGCAAGTCTGCCTGCGATGTTGTGAAATTCATCAATAGCAAGTATGGCGTCGAGATGGATGCTGAGGCGGTGTCGGAAGACAAGAGGGCGATTTATTTGGATCTGTTGGCGAACGAAGGTGTGGTGCCTATTGTGGAGACGGTTGATTTCGTCCGTTCTCTGGGAGCCAATGCTCCGGTTGCTATTGCGACGGGGAGTATGATGGCTGGTGCCAGTATGACGTTGAAGAGTGCGGGAATTGATGATTTGTTTTCCCTGGTGGTGACGCCTGAAGATGTGGAGCATGGAAAGCCAGCGCCGGACATGTTCCTTCTTGCGGCTGAGAAATTGGGGGTCAAATCTGCCGATTGTGTGGTTTTTGAGGATGCGGAACCGGGAATTCTAGCGGCTAATGCAGCCGGGATGGATTGCATCGTGGTGGAGACGCCAGAGGAGTATTTCGAGCAGGTGTGA
- a CDS encoding SufE family protein, with protein MGYEERLQELLDELDLFQDWTERYEYIIGLGKQLPPLPEALKTDDILIKGCQSRVWLHTESRDGKLILAADSDSLITKGLIALFVRLLSGLPAEEVIKADMSKLDQTGLKDHLAPTRANALNSMAGQIKQAAARIASGS; from the coding sequence ATGGGATACGAAGAACGATTACAGGAACTCCTTGACGAACTGGATCTTTTCCAGGACTGGACCGAACGTTACGAATACATCATCGGCCTGGGAAAACAACTCCCTCCCCTTCCGGAAGCCCTTAAAACCGACGACATTCTCATCAAGGGATGCCAATCGCGCGTATGGCTCCACACGGAAAGCCGGGACGGCAAGCTCATTCTGGCAGCTGACAGCGACTCCCTCATCACCAAAGGCCTCATTGCCCTGTTCGTACGCCTCTTATCCGGTCTCCCTGCAGAAGAAGTTATCAAGGCCGACATGAGCAAACTCGACCAAACAGGTCTTAAAGACCACCTCGCCCCCACGCGAGCAAACGCTCTCAACTCCATGGCCGGTCAAATCAAACAGGCAGCGGCACGCATCGCCTCCGGCTCCTGA
- a CDS encoding NUDIX hydrolase — MKQDNLKKWKVLRSAYIHREPWFTVREEDVLLPNGKEIPSYHILEYPDWVNVIAITRDRRFVMEKQYRHALARVDYELCAGVTEPEDGSPMESARRELLEETGYGGGTWEHFMTLSANPGTHTNYTHCFIARDVERLGEPCLEDTEDISVQILTKTELLDIMTRGGIIQALHIAPLWKYMALFPGKA; from the coding sequence ATGAAGCAGGATAATCTTAAAAAATGGAAGGTTCTGCGGAGTGCCTACATCCACCGGGAACCATGGTTTACCGTCCGGGAAGAAGATGTACTCCTCCCCAACGGCAAAGAAATCCCATCCTACCATATCCTGGAATATCCCGACTGGGTCAACGTGATCGCTATCACACGCGACAGACGCTTTGTCATGGAAAAGCAATACCGCCACGCACTCGCCCGCGTCGACTACGAACTTTGCGCTGGCGTCACGGAACCGGAGGACGGTTCCCCCATGGAGTCCGCCCGAAGGGAACTGCTTGAAGAAACCGGTTACGGAGGCGGAACATGGGAACACTTCATGACACTCTCCGCCAACCCCGGTACCCATACCAATTACACGCACTGCTTCATTGCACGCGATGTAGAACGACTTGGAGAACCATGCCTGGAGGATACAGAGGACATCTCTGTCCAGATTCTGACAAAAACCGAGCTTCTCGACATCATGACAAGAGGCGGCATCATCCAGGCTCTCCATATCGCCCCTCTGTGGAAATACATGGCCCTGTTTCCCGGAAAAGCCTGA
- a CDS encoding TIM-barrel domain-containing protein, with translation MTEAPEAVNIAPGVWRIRIGTPEKEISYSRLADRAPRIKELEAYPRQEFPFAPGDIRYTIGADHSIGIRIPAPPHEDIFGFGLQLDGIKKKNRVMDLRVDHWGNGKGQTHAPVPFYLSSRGYGIYINTARPLKVYSQVGNRKDAPFIPTPVDRNPPPDEKPAHGWDAQPIGDAVEIQTYAQGVEIIVFAGETLQDIVAKYNLFNGGGALPPLWGLGFWHRVPAQFTAEETEKEVAQFHDKNIPLDVIGLEPGWMTKSYPCTFEWQPKRFPNPARFTENMLNQGIHINLWENPYISPEAKLYSSMLPLSGTHTVWLGIVPDYTLPESRKIITDQHKKAHLDIGVSGYKTDEVDGFDQWLWPDHAQFPSGLGGSVMRQIYGLTLQKTYQQDLFRKNNTRSYGQIRSSNGGASGYSNTIYSDAYSHGQFINGISSASLCGVLWCPEIRSAANSQEWLCRMQTAIFSPLAQLNAWADGTKPWSYPEVENQIRELIELRMRLLPYLYTAFSEYNRKGIPPFRAMLLEAGFKSQEKIVAGKLDARDNPYATSQIVERNDQYMMGPDIMVAPFYEKQSQRRTVYLPAGTWYDFYTGKAWQGNTSITVDNDGKVPLFVKEGAVIPMLAHPVANAREALNAPLEIRYYGRTDGSAELYEDDGTSFDYEQGQFKIRRFTVTNKEGQAPILEEKVIKADGPSLFGTVKQFSTMSQEK, from the coding sequence ATGACGGAAGCACCAGAAGCCGTTAACATTGCCCCGGGAGTCTGGAGAATACGCATTGGAACCCCGGAAAAGGAAATCAGCTACAGCAGACTCGCCGACCGTGCTCCACGAATAAAGGAGCTGGAAGCCTATCCCAGGCAGGAATTTCCCTTCGCCCCAGGAGACATCCGTTACACCATCGGAGCCGACCACAGTATCGGCATTCGCATCCCGGCCCCACCACACGAAGACATCTTCGGTTTTGGCCTCCAGCTTGACGGTATCAAAAAAAAGAACCGCGTCATGGATCTGCGTGTAGATCACTGGGGAAATGGCAAAGGACAGACCCACGCGCCCGTTCCGTTCTACCTCTCCAGCCGTGGATATGGCATCTACATCAACACCGCTCGACCTCTCAAAGTCTATTCACAGGTCGGCAATCGCAAAGATGCGCCATTCATCCCAACACCAGTTGACCGCAACCCCCCCCCGGATGAAAAACCAGCCCACGGATGGGATGCCCAGCCCATCGGAGATGCCGTCGAGATACAAACCTACGCCCAAGGAGTGGAAATCATCGTCTTTGCAGGTGAAACACTTCAGGACATCGTCGCAAAATACAACCTCTTCAACGGAGGAGGAGCCTTGCCCCCCCTCTGGGGGCTTGGTTTCTGGCACCGTGTCCCCGCCCAGTTCACCGCAGAAGAAACAGAAAAGGAAGTCGCACAATTCCACGACAAGAACATCCCTCTTGATGTCATTGGACTGGAACCAGGCTGGATGACCAAGTCCTACCCCTGTACCTTCGAATGGCAACCCAAACGCTTCCCCAACCCCGCCCGTTTCACGGAAAACATGCTCAACCAGGGCATCCACATCAACCTGTGGGAAAACCCCTACATTTCACCGGAAGCCAAGCTCTACTCCTCCATGCTTCCCCTGTCGGGCACACATACGGTATGGCTGGGCATCGTCCCGGATTACACCCTGCCAGAGTCACGCAAAATCATTACCGATCAACATAAAAAAGCTCATCTCGACATCGGTGTCTCCGGGTACAAAACGGATGAAGTGGACGGTTTCGACCAATGGCTGTGGCCAGACCATGCCCAATTTCCATCCGGGCTAGGAGGCAGCGTCATGAGGCAAATCTACGGACTCACCCTCCAGAAAACCTACCAGCAGGATCTGTTCCGTAAAAACAACACAAGATCCTACGGACAAATTCGCTCATCCAACGGTGGTGCCTCTGGATATTCCAATACCATCTATAGCGATGCCTACTCCCACGGACAATTCATCAATGGTATCTCATCCGCCAGCTTGTGCGGTGTCCTCTGGTGCCCGGAAATCCGCTCCGCCGCCAACTCGCAAGAATGGCTCTGCCGCATGCAGACTGCCATCTTCTCTCCGCTGGCACAGCTCAATGCCTGGGCTGATGGTACCAAACCATGGTCTTATCCAGAAGTAGAAAACCAGATTCGGGAACTGATCGAACTCAGAATGCGCCTGCTGCCCTACCTTTACACCGCGTTCTCGGAATACAATCGCAAGGGGATCCCGCCCTTCCGCGCCATGTTACTGGAAGCCGGCTTCAAATCCCAGGAAAAGATCGTCGCAGGAAAGCTGGATGCACGGGACAACCCGTATGCCACATCCCAAATCGTTGAAAGAAACGATCAATACATGATGGGGCCCGACATCATGGTTGCCCCATTCTACGAAAAACAATCCCAGAGGCGCACCGTTTACCTCCCCGCTGGTACCTGGTATGACTTCTACACAGGCAAAGCCTGGCAAGGCAATACAAGCATCACTGTTGACAATGATGGCAAAGTGCCGCTCTTTGTCAAGGAAGGTGCCGTCATCCCCATGCTCGCACATCCCGTCGCTAACGCCCGGGAAGCACTGAATGCTCCCCTGGAAATCCGTTACTACGGAAGAACGGACGGTTCCGCCGAACTTTACGAAGACGATGGCACCAGTTTCGACTACGAACAGGGGCAATTCAAAATCAGGCGGTTCACCGTCACAAACAAAGAGGGACAAGCCCCGATCTTGGAAGAAAAAGTCATCAAGGCTGATGGTCCATCACTCTTCGGCACAGTCAAACAATTCTCCACCATGAGCCAAGAGAAATAA